One Plantibacter sp. Leaf314 DNA segment encodes these proteins:
- a CDS encoding low temperature requirement protein A, whose product MPAPRFGLAADLRRPESGERAERVTFVELFFDLVFVFALTQLSKLIADDQSVTAALESVVLILALWWSWVSTSWVTNWLDPERLAVRLALIGFGLLAFVAAVSVSASFADRALAFAVAYVVLQLIRTLFMVVATWRHDRDVALSFARVLVWAALAGVFWIAGALVPSEWQLPLWVAAVAIEYGGGALGFRLPGMQRSEVESWDLSGAHLSERASLFIIIAIGESLLVTGFAFVELETSPEAVVAMLSAFVSAAALWWLYFHRTEAVGRHAVEAAEEEADRAKDHQPARRGPGRLGRIARDGYSYAHVVIVAGIVLVSVGDKEILDRPAAAVELAGGVVIVGGPALYLVGLLLFRFVVDRALPVAPLVGLAALAGCALAALFVPNLGELALGCLCTAALVVAALTDTARPTRRVTSEESA is encoded by the coding sequence ATGCCAGCCCCCCGATTCGGTCTCGCCGCAGACCTCCGCCGTCCGGAGTCGGGCGAGCGCGCCGAGCGCGTGACCTTCGTCGAGCTCTTCTTCGACCTCGTCTTCGTCTTCGCGCTCACCCAGTTGAGCAAGCTCATCGCCGACGACCAGAGCGTGACCGCGGCGCTCGAGTCGGTCGTCCTCATCCTCGCGCTGTGGTGGTCCTGGGTCTCGACGAGCTGGGTGACGAACTGGCTCGACCCGGAACGCCTCGCCGTACGGCTCGCCCTCATCGGCTTCGGACTGCTCGCCTTCGTGGCTGCGGTCTCCGTCTCGGCGTCCTTCGCGGACCGCGCGCTGGCGTTCGCGGTCGCGTACGTCGTGCTGCAGCTCATCCGCACCCTCTTCATGGTGGTCGCGACCTGGCGGCACGACCGCGACGTCGCCCTGAGTTTCGCCCGCGTCCTCGTCTGGGCGGCGCTCGCCGGGGTCTTCTGGATCGCGGGCGCCCTGGTGCCCTCCGAGTGGCAGCTCCCGCTCTGGGTGGCGGCGGTCGCCATCGAGTACGGCGGTGGGGCGCTCGGCTTCCGCCTCCCGGGCATGCAACGGTCGGAGGTCGAGAGCTGGGACCTCTCCGGCGCGCACCTCTCGGAGCGGGCGTCCCTGTTCATCATCATCGCCATCGGTGAATCGCTGCTCGTAACCGGGTTCGCGTTCGTCGAACTCGAGACCTCACCCGAGGCGGTCGTCGCGATGCTGAGCGCCTTCGTCTCCGCCGCCGCCCTGTGGTGGCTGTACTTCCACCGCACCGAGGCCGTGGGGCGACACGCGGTGGAGGCCGCCGAGGAGGAGGCCGACCGAGCGAAGGACCATCAGCCCGCACGCCGCGGTCCGGGTCGTCTCGGACGCATCGCGCGAGACGGCTACAGCTACGCCCATGTCGTCATCGTGGCCGGGATCGTGCTCGTCTCGGTGGGAGATAAGGAGATCCTCGACCGTCCGGCCGCCGCGGTCGAGCTCGCCGGAGGCGTCGTCATCGTCGGTGGCCCGGCGCTGTACCTCGTCGGCCTCCTGCTGTTCCGCTTCGTCGTCGACCGAGCCCTGCCGGTCGCCCCGCTCGTCGGGCTCGCCGCGCTCGCCGGTTGTGCGCTCGCCGCCCTCTTCGTACCGAACCTGGGCGAGCTCGCCCTCGGCTGCCTCTGCACCGCGGCGCTCGTCGTGGCCGCGCTCACCGATACGGCTCGCCCGACGCGGCGGGTCACTTCGGAGGAGTCGGCCTGA
- a CDS encoding DUF805 domain-containing protein — translation MSSADEHGPTTTGADGEHDRRIPARFADDSPLPGASPLQAFGRFWARYPIFTGRASRSEFWWWTLLNAVIALALLAIGRAVDVSTGMTSAFWEGDLSEGPAWGAQSVLYGIWGLATIIPGLSLGARRMHDTDHSGWWQLIALVPIFGWFFFIWLAAQPSDEGGARYDTGPHRDAEQIRPTPPK, via the coding sequence ATGAGCAGCGCAGACGAACACGGACCGACCACGACCGGCGCGGACGGCGAGCACGACCGCCGGATCCCTGCGCGCTTCGCGGACGACAGCCCGCTTCCGGGAGCCTCACCGCTCCAGGCCTTCGGCAGATTCTGGGCGCGCTACCCGATCTTCACGGGACGCGCGAGCCGCAGTGAGTTCTGGTGGTGGACGCTCCTCAACGCGGTGATCGCCCTGGCGCTCCTGGCCATCGGGCGGGCCGTCGACGTCTCCACCGGCATGACCTCGGCGTTCTGGGAGGGCGACCTCTCCGAAGGGCCGGCCTGGGGTGCCCAGAGCGTCCTGTACGGGATCTGGGGACTCGCGACGATCATCCCCGGTCTGTCGCTCGGCGCCCGACGCATGCACGACACCGATCACAGCGGGTGGTGGCAGCTGATCGCCCTGGTCCCGATCTTCGGGTGGTTCTTCTTCATCTGGCTCGCCGCACAACCGAGCGACGAGGGTGGCGCACGGTACGACACCGGGCCGCACCGTGACGCCGAGCAGATCAGGCCGACTCCTCCGAAGTGA
- a CDS encoding alkene reductase has protein sequence MDLFAPVRLGDLELANRVVMAPLTRMRSGADGVPGDLVAEHYGQRAGLGLIITEGTYPSAESRSYPGQPGIVTPEQVAGWRGVADAVHGAGGLIVMQLMNGGRVSHTDITGTDRIVAPSAIAITGEVRTPAGAQPYPVPHALTTEELDTVRDEFVQAARNAIEAGLDGVELHAANGYLLHEFLSPVSNVRTDRAGGSPEARAGYVAEVVRAVAEAVGAARVGIRISPMNGAGDTAETDEADVRATYGSLLDALAPLGLAYLSILHEEPAGALVQDLRGHFGGNLIVNSGFGTVTTREEAIALVEHAHADAVAVGRLAIANPDLVERWAGEHEENTPNPATFYGPGAEGYTDYPRLAS, from the coding sequence ATGGATCTCTTCGCCCCCGTCCGTCTCGGCGACCTCGAACTCGCCAACCGCGTCGTCATGGCACCGCTCACGCGGATGCGTTCCGGTGCCGACGGCGTCCCCGGCGACCTCGTCGCCGAGCACTACGGACAGCGCGCGGGCCTCGGCCTCATCATCACCGAAGGCACCTACCCGAGTGCCGAGTCGCGTTCCTACCCGGGGCAGCCCGGGATCGTCACCCCCGAGCAGGTCGCCGGCTGGCGAGGTGTCGCCGACGCCGTGCACGGCGCGGGCGGTCTCATCGTCATGCAGCTCATGAACGGCGGCCGGGTCTCGCACACCGACATCACCGGGACCGACCGCATCGTCGCGCCGAGCGCCATCGCGATCACCGGCGAGGTCCGCACCCCGGCCGGCGCACAGCCGTACCCGGTTCCGCACGCCCTGACGACCGAGGAGCTCGACACGGTCCGCGACGAGTTCGTCCAGGCCGCCCGCAACGCGATCGAGGCCGGGCTCGACGGCGTCGAACTCCACGCCGCCAACGGCTACCTGCTCCACGAGTTCCTCTCCCCCGTCTCCAACGTGCGCACGGACCGCGCCGGCGGAAGCCCTGAGGCCCGCGCCGGGTACGTCGCGGAGGTCGTCCGCGCCGTGGCCGAGGCCGTCGGCGCAGCTCGCGTCGGCATCCGCATCTCCCCGATGAACGGCGCCGGCGACACGGCGGAGACCGACGAGGCCGACGTCCGTGCCACCTACGGTTCGCTGCTCGACGCCCTGGCCCCCCTCGGGCTCGCCTACCTCAGCATCCTCCACGAGGAGCCGGCCGGCGCCCTCGTGCAGGACCTGCGCGGTCACTTCGGCGGCAACCTCATCGTGAACAGCGGCTTCGGCACCGTCACGACCCGCGAAGAGGCGATCGCGCTCGTCGAGCACGCACACGCCGACGCCGTCGCCGTCGGTCGTCTCGCCATCGCGAACCCGGACCTCGTCGAGCGCTGGGCCGGCGAGCACGAGGAGAACACGCCGAACCCGGCGACCTTCTACGGCCCCGGCGCCGAGGGCTACACCGACTACCCGCGCCTCGCGAGCTGA